The following proteins come from a genomic window of Populus nigra chromosome 6, ddPopNigr1.1, whole genome shotgun sequence:
- the LOC133697486 gene encoding auxin response factor 18-like — MFEAKLRDCSSQILQIPKLQSGPMIREFAVMNSQKEKMRVAEKCLDSQLWHACAGSMVQMPAVNSKVFYFPQGHAEHAQGSVEFGHFQIPALIPCKVSAIKYMADPETDEVYAKIRLIPLNNCDLMLGHGCGEDNDDRLHSGNESQEKPASFAKTLTQSDANNGGGFSVPRYCAETIFPRLDYTAEPPVQTILAKDVHGETWKFRHIYRGTPRRHLLTTGWSNFVNQKKLVAGDSIVFLRAENGDLCVGIRRAKRGIGGNECSSGWNSFGGYSGFFREDESKLMRRNGNEDMKGKVKAESVIEAASLAANGQPFEAVYYPRASTPEFCVKASAVRSAIQIQWCPGMRFKMAFETEDSSRISWFMGTISSVQVADPIRWPNSPWRLLQVAWDEPDLLHNVKRVSPWLVELVSNMPAIHLSPFSPPRKKLRLPQPLDFPLLGQIPMPSFTGNPLRSNSPLCCVSDNIPAGIQGARHAQFGLSSSDLHFNKLQAGLFPVDFQRFDRAAPPSRISNSNFVGNTQNSESISCLLTMGNSSQSTKGSDTKTPHILLFGQLIVTDQQSSQSCSGDTNANSSSDGHPGKAISDGSGSASQQNGPLENSSGGRSPWYKDYRKTDPGLETGHCKVFMESEDVGRTLDLSVLGSYEELHKKLVNMFDIESSEMLSNVLYRNAAGATKHAGDEPFSEFLKTARRLTILSDASSDNVGR, encoded by the exons ATGTTTGAGGCAAAGCTAAGAGACT GTTCTTCCCAGATTCTACAAATCCCAAAACTACAGAGTGGTCCAATGATTAGGGAATTTGCAGTTATGAATTCCCAGAAGGAAAAAATGAGAGTGGCGGAAAAATGTTTAGATTCACAATTATGGCATGCTTGTGCAGGTAGCATGGTTCAAATGCCAGCAGTTAACTCAAAAGTTTTCTACTTTCCACAGGGTCATGCAGAACATGCTCAAGGGAGTGTAGAATTTGGTCACTTCCAGATTCCTGCACTAATCCCTTGTAAGGTATCTGCTATTAAGTACATGGCAGATCCTGAAACCGATGAGGTTTATGCCAAAATTAGGCTAATCCCACTGAATAATTGCGATTTAATGCTTGGACATGGTTGTGGTGAGGATAATGATGATAGGTTGCACAGTGGGAATGAGTCTCAAGAGAAGCCTGCTTCTTTTGCTAAGACATTGACTCAATCTGATGCTAATAACGGTGGTGGTTTCTCTGTGCCACGTTATTGCGCCGAGACTATATTCCCAAGATTGGATTACACTGCTGAGCCTCCTGTGCAGACCATTCTTGCTAAGGATGTGCACGGAGAGACCTGGAAGTTTAGGCATATCTATAGAGGGACGCCTCGTCGCCATTTGTTGACTACTGGATGGAGTAATTTTGTGAACCAAAAGAAACTTGTGGCTGGGGACTCTATTGTGTTTTTGAGAGCAGAGAACGGGGACCTTTGTGTTGGAATTAGACGTGCTAAGAGAGGGATTGGTGGAAATGAATGCTCATCAGGGTGGAATTCATTTGGGGGCTATTCTGGGTTTTTTAGGGAAGATGAGAGTAAATTGATGAGGAGGAATGGCAATGAGGATATGAAGGGGAAAGTGAAGGCTGAGTCTGTTATTGAAGCTGCATCTCTTGCAGCCAATGGGCAGCCTTTTGAAGCTGTCTATTATCCAAGAGCGAGTACTCCAGAATTTTGTGTAAAGGCCTCAGCTGTGAGGAGTGCTATACAGATTCAGTGGTGTCCAGGGATGAGGTTCAAAATGGCTTTTGAGACTGAGGATTCGTCTCGGATTAGCTGGTTCATGGGAACTATATCTTCTGTTCAGGTTGCTGACCCCATCCGCTGGCCCAATTCTCCCTGGCGGCTTCTTCAG GTAGCATGGGATGAGCCAGATCTACTCCATAATGTAAAGCGTGTGAGCCCATGGTTGGTTGAATTGGTATCAAACATGCCAGCCATCCACCTATCACCCTTCTCACCCCCAAGAAAGAAGTTGAGACTTCCACAGCCCCTGGATTTTCCCTTACTTGGTCAAATCCCAATGCCGTCATTTACTGGCAACCCTCTTAGATCGAACAGTCCCTTATGCTGTGTCTCAGATAACATTCCTGCAGGCATACAGGGAGCCAGGCATGCTCAATTTGGACTATCTTCTTCGGATCTCCACTTCAACAAACTGCAGGCGGGACTGTTCCCGGTTGATTTTCAGCGGTTTGATCGTGCTGCCCCTCCTTCTAGAATCTCCAATAGCAACTTCGTTGGCAATACTCAAAACAGCGAGAGTATTTCTTGCTTGCTGACAATGGGAAATTCCTCACAGAGTACGAAGGGTAGTGACACAAAGACACCCCACATTTTATTGTTTGGTCAGCTTATTGTCACCGATCAGCAGAGTTCTCAAAGCTGCTCGGGTGATACAAATGCAAACAGTTCATCAGATGGACATCCAGGGAAGGCAATTTCAGATGGTTCTGGTTCTGCATCACAACAGAATGGTCCGCTGGAAAATTCTTCAGGTGGGAGGAGTCCTTGGTACAAAGATTACCGAAAAACTGATCCTGGCCTGGAGACCGGTCATTGCAAGGTGTTCATGGAATCAGAGGATGTGGGTCGAACCCTTGACCTATCAGTCCTTGGTTCATATGAAGAGCTGCACAAAAAGTTGGTTAATATGTTTGACATTGAAAGCTCAGAGATGCTGAGCAATGTGCTTTACCGGAATGCAGCTGGCGCCACCAAGCACGCTGGAGATGAACCCTTTAG TGAGTTTTTGAAGACAGCTAGAAGGTTAACGATTCTTTCAGATGCAAGTAGCGACAACGTAGGAAGATAG
- the LOC133695665 gene encoding ubiquitin-like protein 5, with amino-acid sequence MLEVVLNDRLGKKVRVKCNDDDTIGDLKKLVAAQTGTRAEKIRIQKWYTIYKDHITLRDYEIHDGMGLELYYN; translated from the coding sequence ATGTTGGAGGTGGTGTTGAACGACCGTTTGGGAAAGAAAGTGAGAGTGAAGTGCAACGACGACGACACCATCGGTGACCTCAAGAAGCTCGTGGCGGCACAGACCGGTACCCGGGCCGAGAAGATCCGGATCCAGAAGTGGTACACCATTTACAAAGACCATATTACCCTCAGGGATTACGAGATTCATGATGGCATGGGCCTCGAGCTCTACTACAACTAA
- the LOC133697223 gene encoding uncharacterized protein LOC133697223 isoform X3 — protein sequence MAAASSTTAVPYLDKVDFMKLQNGSDIRGVAVPGVEGEPVTLTEPVTEAIAAAFSAWLSEKKKIDASKPLKVSVGHDSRISAQVLQDAVTRGVASAGLDVVQYGLASTPAMFNSTLTEDEAFLCPVDGAIMITASHLPYNRNGFKFFTNAGGLGKADIKNILERAVDIYNSFTDEGLMKSKRKASESLKRVDYMTLYTSDLVKAVRKAAGNIEKPLEGFHIVVDAGNGAGGFFAEKVLQPLGAITSGSQFLEPDGMFPNHIPNPEDKTAMKAITQAVLENKADLGIIFDTDVDRSAVVDSTAREFNRNRLIALMSAIVLEEHPGTTIVTDSVTSDGLTTFIENKLGGKHHRFKRGYKNVIDEAVRLNSLGEDSHLAIETSGHGALKENHWLDDGAYLMVKVLNKLASARASGIAGGSKVLTDLVEGLQEPRVAVELRLKIDQNHPDLKGGSFREYGEAVLKLLENHVESDPKLQKAPVNYEGVRVSGFGGWFLLRLSLHDPVLPLNIEASSHEDAVKLGLAVASAVKKFPALDTSALDKFLQTS from the exons ATGGCAG CTGCTTCATCTACGACCGCGGTGCCATATCTCGATAAGGTTGATTTTATGAAGCTTCAAAATGGCAG TGATATTCGAGGTGTGGCTGTTCCTGGGGTCGAGGGAGAACCTGTTACCCTCACCGAACCAGTTACGGAAGCAATAGCAGCAGCCTTTTCTGCCTGGTTatcggaaaagaaaaaaattgatgcatCCAAACCTCTGAAGGTGTCTGTAGGTCACGATTCCCGCATATCTGCACAGGTGTTGCAG GATGCAGTTACTCGAGGTGTTGCCAGCGCAGGCCTGGATGTTGTTCAATATGG ATTGGCATCCACCCCTGCAATGTTTAATAGCACACTAACCGAAGATGAGGCATTTTTATGTCCAGTTGATGGGGCTATAATGATAACAG CTAGTCATCTTCCTTACAACAGGAACGGGTTCAAATTCTTCACAAATGCTGGAGGGCTTGGGAAGGCTgacattaaaaacattttagagCGCGCTGTGGACATATATAATAGTTTTACAGATGAAGGTTTAATGAAATCAAAAAGGAAAGCTTCTGAATCCTTAAAAAGAGTTGATTACATGACTCTGTATACATCTGATCTTGTAAAGGCAGTCCGCAAAGCTGCAGGAAATATAG AGAAGCCACTGGAGGGATTCCATATTGTTGTTGATGCGGGAAATGGAGCAGGAGGATTTTTTGCT GAAAAAGTTCTTCAGCCTCTGGGAGCTATCACTTCTGGCAGCCAGTTCTTGGAACCAGATG GTATGTTTCCAAATCATATCCCTAATCCAGAGGACAAGACAGCGATGAAAGCTATCACCCAGGCAGTCCTTGAGAACAAGGCTGATTTGGGGATCATATTTGATACTGATGTTGATAG ATCTGCTGTTGTGGATTCCACTGCTCGTGAGTTCAACCGGAATCGGCTGATCGCCTTGATGTCTGCCATTGTTCTAGAGGAA CATCCAGGAACGACTATTGTTACAGACAGTGTGACTTCCGATGGCCTTACtacatttattgaaaataaacttG GGGGAAAGCACCATCGATTCAAAAGAGGCTATAAAAATGTCATCGATGAGGCTGTTCGTTTG AACTCTCTTGGTGAGGACTCACATCTGGCTATTGAAACCAGTGGCCATGGAGCTCTCAAGGAAAACCACTGGCTTGATGATGGAGCATACCTCATG GTTAAAGTTCTGAATAAACTGGCTTCAGCGAGAGCTTCTGGTATTGCTGGAGGCAGCAAAGTTTTGACTGACCTGGTAGAGGGTCTGCAGGAACCGAGAGTTGCTGTGGAATTGAGACTGAAAATTGATCAGAATCATCCAGATCTTAAAGGAGG ATCTTTCCGAGAATATGGAGAGGCAGTGCTGAAACTTTTGGAGAACCATGTAGAGTCAGATCCAAAGCTTCAGAAAGCTCCTGTTAATTATGAAGGG GTTCGAGTTTCTGGTTTTGGTGGGTGGTTCCTTCTTAGACTCTCACTTCATGATCCTGTTCTTCCCCTTAACATTGAG GCATCTAGCCATGAAGATGCGGTGAAGCTCGGACTTGCTGTGGCTTCCGCTGTCAAGAAGTTCCCTGCTTTGGATACTTCTGCCTTGGATAAATTTCTCCAAACATCATGA
- the LOC133697223 gene encoding uncharacterized protein LOC133697223 isoform X1, translating into MAAIVVNVIVAKNRQSGTNEYYSYQSGRDCCSAAAAPYNHHRNLLPFHGGKNLLAWRSGISSMHLPKYQTAFVKRPPIYYCNAASSTTAVPYLDKVDFMKLQNGSDIRGVAVPGVEGEPVTLTEPVTEAIAAAFSAWLSEKKKIDASKPLKVSVGHDSRISAQVLQDAVTRGVASAGLDVVQYGLASTPAMFNSTLTEDEAFLCPVDGAIMITASHLPYNRNGFKFFTNAGGLGKADIKNILERAVDIYNSFTDEGLMKSKRKASESLKRVDYMTLYTSDLVKAVRKAAGNIEKPLEGFHIVVDAGNGAGGFFAEKVLQPLGAITSGSQFLEPDGMFPNHIPNPEDKTAMKAITQAVLENKADLGIIFDTDVDRSAVVDSTAREFNRNRLIALMSAIVLEEHPGTTIVTDSVTSDGLTTFIENKLGGKHHRFKRGYKNVIDEAVRLNSLGEDSHLAIETSGHGALKENHWLDDGAYLMVKVLNKLASARASGIAGGSKVLTDLVEGLQEPRVAVELRLKIDQNHPDLKGGSFREYGEAVLKLLENHVESDPKLQKAPVNYEGVRVSGFGGWFLLRLSLHDPVLPLNIEASSHEDAVKLGLAVASAVKKFPALDTSALDKFLQTS; encoded by the exons ATGGCAG CGATTGTTGTAAATGTAATTGTAGCAAAGAATAGGCAGTCGGGGACCAATGAATACTACTCCTACCAAAGTGGTCGGGACTGTTGTTCCGCGGCGGCGGCCCCTTATAACCACCACCGCAACTTGCTTCCCTTTCATGGAGGGAAGAATTTATTGGCATGGAGGAGTGGCATATCTTCCATGCATTTACCAAAATACCAGACTGCTTTTGTTAAACGACCACCTATTTACTACTGCAATG CTGCTTCATCTACGACCGCGGTGCCATATCTCGATAAGGTTGATTTTATGAAGCTTCAAAATGGCAG TGATATTCGAGGTGTGGCTGTTCCTGGGGTCGAGGGAGAACCTGTTACCCTCACCGAACCAGTTACGGAAGCAATAGCAGCAGCCTTTTCTGCCTGGTTatcggaaaagaaaaaaattgatgcatCCAAACCTCTGAAGGTGTCTGTAGGTCACGATTCCCGCATATCTGCACAGGTGTTGCAG GATGCAGTTACTCGAGGTGTTGCCAGCGCAGGCCTGGATGTTGTTCAATATGG ATTGGCATCCACCCCTGCAATGTTTAATAGCACACTAACCGAAGATGAGGCATTTTTATGTCCAGTTGATGGGGCTATAATGATAACAG CTAGTCATCTTCCTTACAACAGGAACGGGTTCAAATTCTTCACAAATGCTGGAGGGCTTGGGAAGGCTgacattaaaaacattttagagCGCGCTGTGGACATATATAATAGTTTTACAGATGAAGGTTTAATGAAATCAAAAAGGAAAGCTTCTGAATCCTTAAAAAGAGTTGATTACATGACTCTGTATACATCTGATCTTGTAAAGGCAGTCCGCAAAGCTGCAGGAAATATAG AGAAGCCACTGGAGGGATTCCATATTGTTGTTGATGCGGGAAATGGAGCAGGAGGATTTTTTGCT GAAAAAGTTCTTCAGCCTCTGGGAGCTATCACTTCTGGCAGCCAGTTCTTGGAACCAGATG GTATGTTTCCAAATCATATCCCTAATCCAGAGGACAAGACAGCGATGAAAGCTATCACCCAGGCAGTCCTTGAGAACAAGGCTGATTTGGGGATCATATTTGATACTGATGTTGATAG ATCTGCTGTTGTGGATTCCACTGCTCGTGAGTTCAACCGGAATCGGCTGATCGCCTTGATGTCTGCCATTGTTCTAGAGGAA CATCCAGGAACGACTATTGTTACAGACAGTGTGACTTCCGATGGCCTTACtacatttattgaaaataaacttG GGGGAAAGCACCATCGATTCAAAAGAGGCTATAAAAATGTCATCGATGAGGCTGTTCGTTTG AACTCTCTTGGTGAGGACTCACATCTGGCTATTGAAACCAGTGGCCATGGAGCTCTCAAGGAAAACCACTGGCTTGATGATGGAGCATACCTCATG GTTAAAGTTCTGAATAAACTGGCTTCAGCGAGAGCTTCTGGTATTGCTGGAGGCAGCAAAGTTTTGACTGACCTGGTAGAGGGTCTGCAGGAACCGAGAGTTGCTGTGGAATTGAGACTGAAAATTGATCAGAATCATCCAGATCTTAAAGGAGG ATCTTTCCGAGAATATGGAGAGGCAGTGCTGAAACTTTTGGAGAACCATGTAGAGTCAGATCCAAAGCTTCAGAAAGCTCCTGTTAATTATGAAGGG GTTCGAGTTTCTGGTTTTGGTGGGTGGTTCCTTCTTAGACTCTCACTTCATGATCCTGTTCTTCCCCTTAACATTGAG GCATCTAGCCATGAAGATGCGGTGAAGCTCGGACTTGCTGTGGCTTCCGCTGTCAAGAAGTTCCCTGCTTTGGATACTTCTGCCTTGGATAAATTTCTCCAAACATCATGA
- the LOC133697223 gene encoding uncharacterized protein LOC133697223 isoform X2 → MVCSRLSFFPAASSTTAVPYLDKVDFMKLQNGSDIRGVAVPGVEGEPVTLTEPVTEAIAAAFSAWLSEKKKIDASKPLKVSVGHDSRISAQVLQDAVTRGVASAGLDVVQYGLASTPAMFNSTLTEDEAFLCPVDGAIMITASHLPYNRNGFKFFTNAGGLGKADIKNILERAVDIYNSFTDEGLMKSKRKASESLKRVDYMTLYTSDLVKAVRKAAGNIEKPLEGFHIVVDAGNGAGGFFAEKVLQPLGAITSGSQFLEPDGMFPNHIPNPEDKTAMKAITQAVLENKADLGIIFDTDVDRSAVVDSTAREFNRNRLIALMSAIVLEEHPGTTIVTDSVTSDGLTTFIENKLGGKHHRFKRGYKNVIDEAVRLNSLGEDSHLAIETSGHGALKENHWLDDGAYLMVKVLNKLASARASGIAGGSKVLTDLVEGLQEPRVAVELRLKIDQNHPDLKGGSFREYGEAVLKLLENHVESDPKLQKAPVNYEGVRVSGFGGWFLLRLSLHDPVLPLNIEASSHEDAVKLGLAVASAVKKFPALDTSALDKFLQTS, encoded by the exons ATGGTCTGTTCTAGACTCTCATTTTTTCCAG CTGCTTCATCTACGACCGCGGTGCCATATCTCGATAAGGTTGATTTTATGAAGCTTCAAAATGGCAG TGATATTCGAGGTGTGGCTGTTCCTGGGGTCGAGGGAGAACCTGTTACCCTCACCGAACCAGTTACGGAAGCAATAGCAGCAGCCTTTTCTGCCTGGTTatcggaaaagaaaaaaattgatgcatCCAAACCTCTGAAGGTGTCTGTAGGTCACGATTCCCGCATATCTGCACAGGTGTTGCAG GATGCAGTTACTCGAGGTGTTGCCAGCGCAGGCCTGGATGTTGTTCAATATGG ATTGGCATCCACCCCTGCAATGTTTAATAGCACACTAACCGAAGATGAGGCATTTTTATGTCCAGTTGATGGGGCTATAATGATAACAG CTAGTCATCTTCCTTACAACAGGAACGGGTTCAAATTCTTCACAAATGCTGGAGGGCTTGGGAAGGCTgacattaaaaacattttagagCGCGCTGTGGACATATATAATAGTTTTACAGATGAAGGTTTAATGAAATCAAAAAGGAAAGCTTCTGAATCCTTAAAAAGAGTTGATTACATGACTCTGTATACATCTGATCTTGTAAAGGCAGTCCGCAAAGCTGCAGGAAATATAG AGAAGCCACTGGAGGGATTCCATATTGTTGTTGATGCGGGAAATGGAGCAGGAGGATTTTTTGCT GAAAAAGTTCTTCAGCCTCTGGGAGCTATCACTTCTGGCAGCCAGTTCTTGGAACCAGATG GTATGTTTCCAAATCATATCCCTAATCCAGAGGACAAGACAGCGATGAAAGCTATCACCCAGGCAGTCCTTGAGAACAAGGCTGATTTGGGGATCATATTTGATACTGATGTTGATAG ATCTGCTGTTGTGGATTCCACTGCTCGTGAGTTCAACCGGAATCGGCTGATCGCCTTGATGTCTGCCATTGTTCTAGAGGAA CATCCAGGAACGACTATTGTTACAGACAGTGTGACTTCCGATGGCCTTACtacatttattgaaaataaacttG GGGGAAAGCACCATCGATTCAAAAGAGGCTATAAAAATGTCATCGATGAGGCTGTTCGTTTG AACTCTCTTGGTGAGGACTCACATCTGGCTATTGAAACCAGTGGCCATGGAGCTCTCAAGGAAAACCACTGGCTTGATGATGGAGCATACCTCATG GTTAAAGTTCTGAATAAACTGGCTTCAGCGAGAGCTTCTGGTATTGCTGGAGGCAGCAAAGTTTTGACTGACCTGGTAGAGGGTCTGCAGGAACCGAGAGTTGCTGTGGAATTGAGACTGAAAATTGATCAGAATCATCCAGATCTTAAAGGAGG ATCTTTCCGAGAATATGGAGAGGCAGTGCTGAAACTTTTGGAGAACCATGTAGAGTCAGATCCAAAGCTTCAGAAAGCTCCTGTTAATTATGAAGGG GTTCGAGTTTCTGGTTTTGGTGGGTGGTTCCTTCTTAGACTCTCACTTCATGATCCTGTTCTTCCCCTTAACATTGAG GCATCTAGCCATGAAGATGCGGTGAAGCTCGGACTTGCTGTGGCTTCCGCTGTCAAGAAGTTCCCTGCTTTGGATACTTCTGCCTTGGATAAATTTCTCCAAACATCATGA
- the LOC133697224 gene encoding GCN5-related N-acetyltransferase 4, chloroplastic-like gives MRSIQLGFSVSPASINNNLLNFNFKKQSFFTPSTRVSHHQYSLPTTGLCSRASQVVELFPTVSPGIVVREARLEDCWEVAETHCSSFFPDYSFPLHFVLRVDRLVAMLSGFTIPNGCRRTCLVAVIGSTGDQTFYIGSEDFKIGGSDGNFSLNRGYIAGILTVDTVADFLPRKGPLRQRRTGIAYISNVAVRERFRQKGIGKRLVAKAEAQARNWGCRSIALHCDSNNPGATKLYKGQGFKSIKVPEGANWPHPKTSPDIKFNFMMKLLNTPITT, from the exons ATGCGGTCCATACAGCTGGGATTCTCAGTATCTCCCGCATCTATTAACAACAACcttcttaatttcaatttcaagaaaCAATCTTTTTTTACTCCTTCTACAAGGGTTTCTCATCATCAATACTCTCTCCCCACTACAG GACTATGCAGCAGAGCGAGTCAAGTGGTTGAATTGTTCCCTACTGTATCTCCAGGGATAGTTGTAAGGGAAGCAAGATTAGAAGATTGCTGGGAAGTGGCTGAGACTCACTGCAGTTCCTTCTTTCCTGATTATTCCTTCCCCCTACATTTTGTGCTAAGGGTTGACAGGCTGGTAGCAATGCTATCAGGATTCACTATACCAAATGGCTGCAGAAGAACTTGTCTGGTTGCTGTCATTGGTAGCACAGGTGATCAAACTTTCTATATTGGAAGTGAAGATTTCAAAATTGGAGGTTCTGATGGGAATTTCAGTCTTAATCGAGGCTATATTGCTGGGATATTGACCGTGGACACTGTTGCTGATTTTCTCCCAAGGAAAGGCCCACTCAGGCAGAGAAG GACTGGAATTGCATATATATCGAATGTTGCTGTTCGGGAGAGATTTCGCCAGAAGGGGATAGGTAAAAGGCTCGTAGCAAAGGCAGAGGCTCAAGCTAGGAACTGGGGCTGCCGTTCCATTGCTTTGCACTGTGATTCGAATAATCCTGGAGCCACCAAACTGTACAAGGGGCAGGGTTTCAAAAGTATCAAGGTACCAGAAGGTGCAAACTGGCCGCACCCCAAGACCTCTCCAGATATCAAATTCAACTTCATGATGAAGCTTCTAAACACCCCAATCACAACATAG